CGTCGTGCTGGTGGTCGTCGGTATCACCGCCTTCGTGCTGACTCGATCCGGCGGCGGCACCGCTGGCACCGCGGCGGCCCCGTCGCGCGCGGTGATCTCCGGTGATCTGACGACGATCTGCGCTGCGCACAAGGACGGCCCGCTGGCCTGCACCGACGACAACGACCGTCCGGTCGTGAAGGAATCGCTGAAGTCGGTGAGTTCGCTGGATACCTCCGCGACACCCTGCGCGGTGGCCGCCGGGCAGGTCTATTGCTGGGGTGGCAACTCGGCAGGCCAGCTCGGGACGGGTAGCACCAGTGAGGCCATGACCGACACGCCGCAGGCCGTGCCGGGCATGAACGAGGCGACGGTGGTGGCAGGCAACGGCGGATCGCCGTGTGCGATCAATGCCGGGGAGGTGTACTGCTGGGGCGATCTCGGTGACTGGTCCCCCGCGCTGAGCGGCCTGGAGAGGGCGAAGCCGACCAAGATTCCGGGGCTGTCCGGAGTCTCAGACCTCTCGGCGAGCTGGGACACCGGCTGCGCGCTGGCCGATCACGCCGTCTGGTGCTGGGGCCGCAACGAGCAGGGGCAGGCGGGCGACGCCCGCGGCGACTCGCGCATCCAGCCCACCAAGGTCGACGGCCTCGGGAACGTGACCAGAATCCAGACCCGAAACGGAGTGACCTGCGCTGTCAGCGACTCCGAGCCGTACTGCTGGGGGAACATAGCCGGTCTCGTCGGCGACAAGCTGAGCCTGACCAGGTCATACCCGCGGCCGACCAAGATCCCCGGGTTCGGCCGGATCACCGACCTCGCGGTCACCACGAAATCGGTACAGGGTGACCAGGTTCCCGGCACCACCACCTTCGAGACCGTCGGTTCGCCGTTGCTGTGCGCGATCACGGCCGAGGGCACCGTGAAGTGCGCGGGCGACAACAGCGAAGGACAACTGGGCACCGGTGATACGTCGCGGTCGGGGCTGCCGGTCGACGTCAAAGGGGTCACCGGGGCGACGGCCATCGCCGTCGACAGCTATGGGAGCTACGCCTGCGCCATGGCGGAGGATCTGATGTGCTGGGGCCGACTGCCCGGCCACTACGGGGATCCGTGGCTGCCGCGCGCCCTCGACTGGCCCCGCTGACCTCAGGTCTCTCGCCGCCGGGGCGGCGGATCGACGTGCTCCGGTCACGTCGGCGGCCGGCCGAGCAGTTTCGAGGCACCGGCCGAGGAGCGTGTCGAAGCCAAGCCTTCGGCCGGGGTCAGACCCCGGTGAAGATCCAGGGCTCTCGGGGGAGCGACGCCGGATCGAAGCGCTTCAGGAGTTGTTGGGCGGTCACCGGCTCGCCCGGTCCGGCCAGATTCAGCGACTCCGCCATCAGACCGAGCACCCGGGGGGCGTCGTAGCCGCGTTCGGCGAGCTGGGCCAGGGTGATCGCGCCATCCCGTTTCGAGAGGCGCACCGGTTCGCCCCCTGAGCCTGTCGAAGGGCTGAGCACCATCGGGACGTGGGCGTACTCCGGAACCGGATAGCCCAGCCGTTGCGCGAGGTACGCCTGGCGTGGCGCCGACGAGAGCAGATCGCCGCCGCGCACCACCTGGTCGATGCCGAAGGCGGCGTCGTCCACGACCACCGCCAGGTTGTACGCGGGGGTGCCGTCGCCGCGGAGCAGCACGAAGTCGTCGACGTCGCCGGTGAACTCGCCGTGGAGCGTGTCGTGCACGGTGAACCGCGGCAGGTGCGCACGGAGGCGGATCGCGGCGGGACGTTCACGCCGCCGCTGCGCCCGCTGCACCTGCGTCAGATCCCGGCACGTGCCCGGGTAGGCGCCGGGCGGGGCGTGCGGTGCTGTCGGCGCGTCCTGGATCTCGCGGCGTGTGCAGAAGCACTCGAAGGTCTCCCCGGCGGCCACCAGCCCGTCCACCACCGACCGGTAGACGCCGAGCCGATCGGACTGCGCCACCACCGGCTCGGACCAGTCCAGCCCGAGCGCGGCGACGTCGGCCAGTTGCCGCTGCGCGGCGCCGGGCCGGGTCCGGCCGTCCAGGTCTTCCATCCGGATCAGGAAGTCCCGGCCGGTCGACCGGGCGAAGAGCCAGGCCAGCAGCGCGGTGCGCAGATTGCCGACATGCAGGT
The nucleotide sequence above comes from Gordonia sp. PP30. Encoded proteins:
- the gluQRS gene encoding tRNA glutamyl-Q(34) synthetase GluQRS yields the protein MPAGRFAPSPSGDLHVGNLRTALLAWLFARSTGRDFLIRMEDLDGRTRPGAAQRQLADVAALGLDWSEPVVAQSDRLGVYRSVVDGLVAAGETFECFCTRREIQDAPTAPHAPPGAYPGTCRDLTQVQRAQRRRERPAAIRLRAHLPRFTVHDTLHGEFTGDVDDFVLLRGDGTPAYNLAVVVDDAAFGIDQVVRGGDLLSSAPRQAYLAQRLGYPVPEYAHVPMVLSPSTGSGGEPVRLSKRDGAITLAQLAERGYDAPRVLGLMAESLNLAGPGEPVTAQQLLKRFDPASLPREPWIFTGV